One genomic region from Streptomyces sp. Li-HN-5-11 encodes:
- a CDS encoding GNAT family N-acetyltransferase — MSDVTRAKHGRPVHHWRRDLVELAALFTAVAVADGVANLVGHGPGGPALLVISAMALAATAAFHTWWSRRHGHAPPAHDTGARPLAARRRQAGPSAPSQAASEEVPGAPALWRMRTTVRDEPGSLAALCTALAAHHVDILSLQTHPLAEGTVDEFLLRAPGAVEASVITRAVAAAGGAGTWIERADAHDLVDAPTRVLGLAARTALDAAELPLALRQLLGRCTIRSLPGRPVGGGRGPEEVPAEGVLEDTVMRLRAPEGGVIVAERPYLPFTPTEFARARALVELDTRLGPRIPRSHDVLTLPEGNAITVRRADTGDLAAARAMHERCSPRTLGMRYHGPVDDADRYLNHLLSPRFGRTLAVRTASGRIVGLGHLLWDGDETEVALLVEDAWQRRGIGAELLRRLVAMAVEAGCESVYAVTRSSNTGMVAAMHGLGLPLDYQVEEGTLVITARLEMAPASRLPRGSRQQQYDGPGVRD, encoded by the coding sequence ATGTCTGACGTGACGCGGGCGAAGCACGGTCGCCCGGTGCACCACTGGCGGCGGGACCTGGTCGAACTCGCCGCGCTCTTCACGGCAGTGGCGGTGGCCGACGGGGTGGCGAACCTGGTCGGGCACGGGCCCGGCGGACCGGCCCTGCTGGTGATCTCCGCGATGGCGCTGGCGGCGACGGCGGCGTTCCACACGTGGTGGTCACGGCGCCACGGTCACGCACCGCCCGCGCACGATACCGGTGCCCGGCCGCTCGCCGCTCGGCGGCGGCAGGCCGGGCCGTCCGCCCCTTCCCAGGCGGCCTCCGAGGAGGTGCCGGGGGCGCCCGCGCTGTGGCGGATGCGCACGACGGTGAGGGACGAGCCGGGGTCGCTGGCGGCTCTGTGCACGGCGCTCGCCGCCCACCACGTCGACATCCTCAGCCTGCAGACGCATCCCCTGGCCGAGGGCACGGTGGACGAGTTCCTGCTGCGTGCTCCCGGCGCCGTCGAGGCGTCCGTGATCACGCGGGCGGTCGCGGCGGCCGGCGGGGCCGGCACATGGATCGAGCGGGCCGACGCCCACGACCTGGTGGACGCGCCGACGCGGGTCCTGGGCCTGGCCGCCCGCACCGCTCTCGACGCGGCGGAACTGCCGCTGGCACTGCGGCAGTTGCTGGGACGGTGCACCATCCGTTCGCTGCCCGGCCGGCCGGTGGGCGGCGGCCGTGGTCCCGAGGAGGTACCGGCCGAGGGGGTGCTCGAGGACACCGTGATGCGGCTGCGGGCGCCGGAGGGCGGAGTGATCGTCGCGGAGCGGCCGTACCTGCCCTTCACGCCCACGGAGTTCGCCCGGGCCCGGGCGCTGGTGGAGCTCGACACCCGGCTCGGGCCGCGCATCCCGCGCAGCCACGACGTGCTGACGCTGCCGGAGGGCAACGCGATCACCGTGCGCCGGGCCGACACGGGCGACCTCGCGGCGGCCAGGGCGATGCACGAGCGGTGCTCGCCGCGGACGCTCGGCATGCGCTACCACGGCCCGGTCGACGACGCCGACCGCTATCTGAACCACCTGCTCAGCCCGCGGTTCGGCAGGACACTCGCCGTGCGGACCGCCTCGGGCCGGATCGTCGGCCTCGGTCATCTGCTGTGGGACGGCGACGAGACGGAGGTCGCGCTGCTCGTCGAGGACGCCTGGCAGCGGCGCGGCATCGGCGCCGAGCTGCTGCGCCGGCTGGTGGCCATGGCCGTCGAGGCGGGCTGCGAGAGCGTGTACGCCGTGACACGGTCGTCGAACACCGGCATGGTCGCCGCGATGCACGGCCTCGGCCTCCCGCTCGACTACCAGGTCGAGGAGGGCACGCTGGTCATCACCGCGCGCCTTGAGATGGCGCCGGCCTCACGTCTCCCGCGCGGCAGCAGGCAGCAGCAGTACGACGGCCCCGGCGTCCGGGACTGA
- a CDS encoding rhodanese-like domain-containing protein has protein sequence MTTAATTPHPVLRVTPAHPAEAAAHFRASLAFHTDVSDVAAALAAGGDPGFVVLDSRSAQAWDQGHLPGAIHLPTVLIPEQAEALLDRSVPVVTYCWGPGCNGATRAALALAELGYQVKEMLGGFEYWVREGLAYETRRGGDRRPADALTAPAEGDDCGC, from the coding sequence ATGACCACCGCCGCGACCACACCCCATCCCGTCCTGCGCGTGACCCCCGCGCACCCGGCCGAGGCCGCCGCCCACTTCCGCGCGAGCCTGGCCTTCCACACCGACGTGTCCGACGTCGCCGCCGCGCTCGCGGCCGGCGGCGACCCCGGTTTCGTCGTCCTCGACTCCCGCTCCGCCCAGGCCTGGGACCAGGGCCACCTCCCCGGCGCGATCCACCTGCCGACCGTCCTGATCCCCGAGCAGGCCGAGGCACTCCTCGACAGGTCCGTCCCGGTCGTCACGTACTGCTGGGGCCCGGGCTGCAACGGCGCGACCCGGGCCGCCCTGGCGCTCGCCGAACTCGGCTACCAGGTCAAGGAGATGCTCGGCGGATTCGAGTACTGGGTGCGCGAGGGCCTCGCGTACGAGACCCGGCGGGGAGGCGACCGCCGCCCCGCCGACGCGCTGACCGCGCCGGCGGAAGGGGACGACTGCGGCTGCTGA
- a CDS encoding Lrp/AsnC family transcriptional regulator, producing MAESVVLDPVDLHLLRLLQNDARTTYRDLAAQVGVAPSTCLDRVTRLRRSGVILGHQLRLDPAKLGRGLQALLSVQVRPHRRELVGPFVERIRALPESRTVFHLTGPDDYLVHVAVADMADLQRLVLDEFTSQREVARVETRLIFQQWDCGPLLPPGAEAGTLSAKSGGV from the coding sequence ATGGCCGAATCTGTCGTACTGGATCCGGTGGACCTCCATCTGCTGCGGCTGCTGCAGAACGACGCCCGGACCACCTACCGCGACCTTGCCGCGCAGGTCGGTGTCGCCCCCTCGACCTGTCTGGACCGGGTGACCCGGCTGCGCCGCTCGGGCGTCATCCTCGGCCACCAGTTGCGGCTCGATCCCGCGAAGCTGGGCCGGGGACTCCAGGCACTGCTGTCCGTGCAGGTCAGGCCGCACCGACGGGAGCTGGTGGGCCCGTTCGTGGAGCGGATCCGGGCGCTGCCGGAGTCGCGGACCGTGTTCCATCTGACCGGGCCGGACGACTACCTGGTCCATGTGGCGGTCGCGGACATGGCGGACCTGCAGCGCCTGGTTCTGGACGAGTTCACGTCACAGCGCGAGGTGGCCCGGGTGGAGACCCGGCTGATCTTCCAGCAGTGGGACTGCGGGCCGCTGCTGCCGCCCGGCGCGGAGGCGGGCACGCTGTCAGCGAAATCCGGCGGAGTATGA
- a CDS encoding Lrp/AsnC family transcriptional regulator codes for MTAFSPDATDWRILDILQRDGRAGFAELARAVSMSASAVTERVRRLEEAGVIQGYAAVVDPERLGLPILAFVRLRYPNGNYKPFHDLVAATPEILEAHHVTGDDCFVIKVAARSMRHLEEVSGRIGTLGSVTTSVVYSSPLPRRPLGR; via the coding sequence ATGACCGCGTTTTCCCCGGACGCCACCGACTGGCGCATCCTCGACATCCTCCAGCGCGACGGTCGGGCCGGCTTCGCCGAACTGGCCCGGGCCGTGTCCATGTCCGCGAGCGCGGTCACCGAGCGGGTGCGCCGCCTGGAGGAGGCGGGGGTCATCCAGGGGTACGCGGCGGTCGTCGACCCCGAGCGGCTCGGGCTGCCGATCCTCGCCTTCGTGCGGCTGCGCTACCCGAACGGCAACTACAAGCCGTTCCACGACCTGGTCGCGGCCACTCCCGAGATCCTGGAAGCCCACCACGTCACGGGCGACGACTGCTTCGTGATCAAGGTCGCCGCACGCTCCATGCGCCACCTGGAGGAGGTGTCCGGCAGGATCGGGACGCTGGGCTCGGTGACCACGAGCGTCGTGTACTCCTCTCCCCTGCCCCGCCGTCCCCTCGGTCGCTAG
- a CDS encoding exonuclease SbcCD subunit D has protein sequence MRILHTSDWHLGRAFHRVNMLGAQAAFIGHLVATVRERDVDAVVVSGDVYDRAVPPLAAVELFDDALHRLAALGVPTVMISGNHDSSRRLGVGAGLIDRAGIHLRTEPSACGTPVVMADAFGDVAFYGLPYLEPALVKDEFGVGKAAHEAVLAAAMDRVRADLATRAPGTRSVVLAHAFVTGGEASDSERDITVGGVASVPAGVFDGVDYAALGHLHGCQTITGRVRYSGSPLPYSFSEASHRKTMWLVDLDADGSVTAERIDCPVPRALARIRGTLEDLLADPGLARHQDAWVEATLTDPVRPADPMARLTERFPHTLSLVFDPERAPDDPDVSYARRLAGRSDQEIAEDFVAHVRGVGADEQERAVLREAFDGVRADQAVREATR, from the coding sequence TTGAGAATTCTGCACACCTCCGACTGGCATCTGGGGCGGGCGTTCCACCGGGTGAACATGCTCGGCGCCCAGGCCGCGTTCATCGGTCACCTCGTCGCCACGGTGCGCGAACGCGACGTCGACGCGGTGGTCGTGTCGGGAGACGTGTACGACCGTGCCGTACCCCCGCTGGCGGCGGTCGAGTTGTTCGACGACGCGCTGCACCGGCTCGCCGCCCTCGGCGTGCCCACGGTGATGATCTCCGGCAATCACGACTCCTCCCGGCGCCTGGGCGTCGGCGCGGGGCTGATCGACCGCGCGGGCATCCACCTGCGGACCGAGCCGTCGGCGTGCGGCACGCCGGTGGTGATGGCGGACGCCTTCGGGGACGTGGCCTTCTACGGTCTGCCGTATCTCGAACCGGCCCTGGTCAAGGACGAGTTCGGTGTCGGGAAGGCGGCCCACGAGGCGGTCCTCGCCGCCGCCATGGACCGCGTCCGCGCCGACCTCGCCACGCGTGCGCCCGGCACACGCTCCGTCGTCCTCGCGCACGCCTTCGTCACCGGCGGCGAGGCCAGCGACAGCGAACGCGACATCACCGTCGGCGGGGTCGCGTCCGTGCCCGCGGGCGTCTTCGACGGCGTCGACTACGCGGCCCTGGGCCATCTGCACGGCTGCCAGACCATCACCGGGCGCGTGCGCTACTCCGGTTCCCCGCTGCCGTACTCCTTCTCGGAGGCCTCTCACCGCAAGACCATGTGGCTGGTCGACCTGGACGCCGACGGCTCCGTGACCGCGGAGCGGATCGACTGCCCGGTGCCGCGCGCCCTGGCACGGATCCGGGGCACGCTGGAGGACCTGCTCGCCGACCCCGGCCTCGCCCGCCACCAGGACGCGTGGGTCGAGGCGACGCTCACCGACCCGGTCCGCCCGGCCGATCCCATGGCCCGCCTCACCGAACGCTTCCCGCACACCCTGAGCCTGGTCTTCGACCCCGAGCGCGCCCCCGACGACCCGGACGTGTCCTACGCGCGCCGGCTCGCGGGCCGCAGCGACCAGGAGATCGCGGAGGACTTCGTCGCCCACGTGCGCGGTGTGGGCGCCGACGAGCAGGAACGGGCGGTACTGCGCGAGGCGTTCGACGGAGTGCGCGCGGACCAGGCCGTGCGGGAGGCGACGCGGTGA
- a CDS encoding SMC family ATPase, translating into MRLHRLGITAFGPFGGSQSVDFDALSAAGLFLLHGPTGAGKTSVLDAVCYALYGSVPGARQSGQGLTLRSDHADAGTRTEVTLELTVAGRRLEVTRQPPWERPKKRGTGTTLDKAQSLLREYDATAGTWKDLSRSHQEIGEEITQLLGMSREQFCQVVLLPQGDFARFLRADAEARGKLLGRLFETHRFAEVEKRLAERRRATEAQVRDGDTALLADAHRMQQAAGEAMELPELVPGEPGLAEAVLTAAAVARGTAREQLTIARCRLSATEAAHAAAERRLDDVREVARLQRRFAEARERAAHLQQRAGAHREAEERMARGRKAERVAPALELREAADAEHRRAAAAEARARALLPDGFADAGAAGLAAAARRAAEELGGLEAARRAEQRLAALVTERADVDRQERDDQEVLQEAENWLAGWETTRSDLLGRIESAQQAAARAEQLAVRREPALKRLDAARVRDGLTGETEQAQRRALDSAERAVQAKAHWLDLKEQRLNGIAAELAANLTDGEPCAVCGATAHPAPARKVAGHVGREAEERALAAFQQAEEQRAKDERRLGAVREALAAATAEAGDAPTAHLAQEAEELERRLAQARRDASVLHAVREELRGAEEERERRLTARREAEVRAASRLTRRETLDREQATLEAELAEARGSAHSVAARAGQLERQVALLTDAADAARAAEESAERLKDADGRLAEAAFRAGFDTPRAAAAALLDDAAHRELQRRLDDWQSEEAAVRAVLAEAGTAAAAEQPPADLAAAEAAAGAAGLRLRDAASALDAAARRCAELDRLSARTTAAVRQLAPLREEHDRVARMAALTAGTSADNERRMRLESYVLAARLEQVAAAATVRLQRMSSGRYTLVHSDDRSGRGRSGLGLHVVDAWTGRERDTATLSGGETFFASLALALGLADVVTDEAGGVRLDTLFIDEGFGSLDDQTLDEVLDVLDSLRERDRSVGIVSHVADLRRRVHAQLEVVKGRTGSTVRQRRGA; encoded by the coding sequence GTGAGACTGCACCGGCTCGGCATCACCGCCTTCGGCCCCTTCGGCGGGTCGCAGAGCGTCGACTTCGACGCGCTGTCCGCCGCCGGCCTGTTCCTGCTGCACGGCCCCACCGGGGCCGGCAAGACCTCCGTCCTCGACGCCGTGTGCTACGCCCTCTACGGTTCCGTGCCCGGCGCCCGGCAGAGCGGGCAGGGGCTCACCCTGCGCAGCGACCACGCCGACGCGGGGACGCGTACCGAGGTCACCCTCGAACTGACCGTCGCCGGGCGCCGGCTCGAGGTCACCCGGCAGCCGCCGTGGGAGCGCCCCAAGAAGCGCGGCACGGGCACGACGCTCGACAAGGCGCAGAGCCTGCTGCGCGAGTACGACGCCACGGCCGGCACCTGGAAGGACCTCAGCCGCTCCCACCAGGAGATCGGCGAGGAGATCACCCAGCTGCTCGGCATGAGCCGGGAGCAGTTCTGCCAGGTCGTGCTGCTGCCCCAGGGCGACTTCGCGCGCTTCCTGCGCGCCGACGCCGAGGCCCGCGGCAAGCTGCTCGGCCGCCTGTTCGAAACCCATCGCTTCGCCGAGGTCGAGAAGCGCCTCGCCGAGCGCAGACGTGCCACCGAGGCCCAGGTCCGCGACGGCGACACCGCGCTGCTGGCCGACGCCCACCGCATGCAGCAGGCGGCGGGCGAGGCCATGGAGCTGCCCGAGCTCGTCCCGGGCGAGCCGGGACTGGCGGAGGCGGTGCTCACGGCGGCCGCCGTCGCCCGCGGCACCGCCCGCGAACAGCTGACGATCGCCCGCTGCCGCCTGTCGGCCACCGAGGCGGCCCACGCCGCCGCCGAACGCCGCCTGGACGACGTGCGCGAAGTGGCCCGGTTGCAGCGGCGGTTCGCCGAGGCGCGGGAGCGTGCCGCGCACCTTCAGCAGAGGGCCGGCGCGCACCGGGAGGCCGAGGAGCGCATGGCGCGGGGGCGCAAGGCGGAGAGGGTGGCACCGGCTCTGGAGCTGCGGGAGGCCGCCGACGCCGAGCACCGGCGGGCCGCCGCGGCCGAGGCACGCGCGCGTGCGCTGCTGCCGGACGGTTTCGCCGACGCCGGTGCGGCCGGACTCGCGGCCGCCGCGCGCCGGGCCGCCGAGGAACTGGGCGGCCTGGAGGCCGCCCGCCGCGCCGAGCAGCGCCTGGCCGCCCTCGTCACCGAACGCGCCGACGTGGACCGTCAGGAGCGCGACGACCAGGAGGTGCTGCAGGAGGCCGAGAACTGGCTCGCCGGGTGGGAGACGACCCGGTCGGACCTGCTCGGACGTATCGAGTCCGCCCAGCAGGCGGCCGCGCGGGCGGAGCAGCTCGCGGTGCGGCGCGAACCCGCGCTGAAGCGGCTCGACGCCGCCCGGGTGCGGGACGGGCTGACCGGAGAGACCGAGCAGGCGCAGCGGCGCGCGCTCGACTCCGCCGAACGCGCCGTCCAGGCCAAGGCCCACTGGCTCGACCTGAAGGAACAGCGTCTGAACGGCATCGCCGCCGAGCTCGCCGCGAACCTCACCGACGGTGAGCCCTGCGCCGTCTGCGGCGCCACCGCGCACCCCGCCCCCGCACGCAAGGTCGCCGGGCACGTCGGCCGCGAGGCGGAGGAGCGCGCCCTGGCCGCCTTCCAGCAAGCCGAAGAACAGCGCGCCAAGGACGAACGGCGCCTCGGCGCCGTCCGCGAGGCCCTGGCCGCCGCCACCGCCGAGGCCGGCGACGCGCCCACCGCGCACCTCGCCCAGGAGGCGGAGGAACTGGAACGCCGGCTCGCGCAGGCACGCCGGGACGCCTCAGTGCTGCACGCGGTGCGGGAGGAGCTGCGCGGCGCCGAGGAGGAGCGCGAGCGGCGGCTCACGGCCCGCCGTGAGGCCGAGGTCCGGGCGGCGTCCCGGCTGACCCGCAGGGAGACCCTCGATCGCGAACAGGCCACGCTCGAAGCCGAGTTGGCCGAGGCCAGGGGCTCCGCCCACAGCGTCGCCGCCCGCGCCGGGCAGCTGGAGCGGCAGGTCGCGCTGCTCACCGACGCCGCCGACGCGGCACGCGCCGCCGAGGAGAGCGCCGAACGCCTGAAGGACGCCGACGGACGGCTCGCCGAGGCCGCCTTCCGCGCCGGGTTCGACACCCCGCGAGCCGCGGCCGCCGCCCTCCTCGACGACGCCGCCCACCGGGAGCTCCAACGGCGCCTGGACGACTGGCAGTCGGAGGAGGCGGCCGTACGCGCGGTGCTCGCCGAAGCCGGCACCGCGGCCGCCGCCGAGCAGCCGCCCGCCGACCTCGCCGCGGCCGAAGCCGCCGCCGGCGCCGCGGGCCTGCGCCTGCGCGACGCCGCATCCGCGCTGGACGCCGCCGCCCGGCGCTGCGCCGAACTCGACCGGCTCTCCGCCCGCACGACCGCCGCCGTACGGCAACTGGCACCGTTGCGCGAGGAACACGACCGCGTGGCCCGCATGGCCGCCCTCACGGCGGGCACCTCGGCCGACAACGAGCGCAGGATGCGCCTGGAGTCGTACGTCCTGGCGGCCCGCCTGGAACAGGTGGCCGCCGCCGCGACCGTACGGCTGCAGCGCATGTCCTCCGGCCGGTACACCCTGGTCCACTCCGACGACCGGTCCGGGCGGGGGCGCAGCGGCCTCGGGCTGCACGTCGTCGACGCGTGGACGGGCCGGGAGCGGGACACCGCGACCCTGTCGGGGGGTGAGACGTTTTTCGCCTCGCTCGCGCTCGCCCTCGGCCTCGCGGACGTCGTCACCGACGAGGCCGGCGGGGTCCGCCTGGACACCCTCTTCATCGACGAGGGCTTCGGCAGCCTCGACGACCAGACCCTCGACGAGGTCCTCGACGTCCTCGACTCGCTGCGTGAGCGCGACCGCAGCGTCGGCATCGTCAGCCACGTCGCGGACCTGCGCCGACGTGTCCACGCACAACTGGAGGTCGTCAAGGGCCGCACGGGATCGACGGTGCGGCAGCGCCGGGGGGCCTGA
- a CDS encoding PLP-dependent transferase, producing the protein MDTPLDYASRQAYDDVRTTSRALDTEAVHAGRDDLARQGLHAPPIDLSTTYPSYDSRAEAARIDAFAADGAELEGTPVYGRLGNPTVARFETALARLEGTGSAVAFASGMAALTAVLFARAATGLRHVVAVRPLYGCSDHLLTAGLLGTEVTWTDPAGIADALRPDTGLVMVESPANPTLAEVDLRAVAHACGSVPLLVDNTFATPVLQRPAERGARLVLHSATKYLGGHGDVMAGVVACDEEFAGRLRQVRFATGGVLHPLAGYLLLRGLSTLPVRVRAASATAADLAARLAADPRVARVHYPRIGGAMVAFEVHGDPHAVIRAVRLITPAVSLGSVDTLIQHPASISHRIVDAEDRRGAGVSDRLLRMSVGLEDVEDLWADLDAALGSRAVVAAGSRASRSA; encoded by the coding sequence ATGGACACGCCCCTGGACTACGCGAGCAGGCAGGCGTACGACGACGTACGCACCACATCCCGAGCACTGGACACCGAGGCGGTGCACGCCGGCCGGGACGATCTCGCCCGGCAGGGACTGCACGCCCCGCCGATCGACCTGTCCACCACCTACCCCTCCTACGACAGCCGCGCCGAGGCCGCCCGCATCGACGCCTTCGCCGCCGACGGCGCGGAACTGGAGGGCACCCCGGTCTACGGGCGGCTCGGCAACCCGACCGTCGCCCGTTTCGAGACCGCCCTGGCCAGGCTGGAGGGCACCGGGTCCGCGGTCGCGTTCGCCAGCGGCATGGCCGCCCTCACCGCGGTTCTGTTCGCGCGCGCCGCCACGGGCCTGCGGCACGTCGTGGCCGTACGCCCCCTGTACGGATGCAGCGACCACCTGCTGACCGCGGGGCTGCTGGGCACCGAGGTGACCTGGACCGATCCGGCCGGCATCGCGGACGCGCTGCGCCCGGACACCGGACTGGTGATGGTGGAGTCCCCGGCCAACCCGACGCTGGCGGAGGTCGACCTGCGCGCCGTGGCCCACGCCTGCGGCTCGGTTCCGCTCCTGGTCGACAACACCTTCGCCACTCCCGTGCTGCAGCGCCCGGCCGAGCGGGGCGCGCGGCTGGTGCTGCACAGCGCCACCAAGTACCTGGGCGGGCACGGTGACGTGATGGCCGGAGTGGTGGCCTGCGACGAGGAGTTCGCCGGACGGCTGCGGCAGGTGCGGTTCGCCACCGGCGGTGTCCTGCACCCGCTCGCGGGCTATCTGCTGCTGCGCGGCCTGTCCACGCTGCCCGTGCGGGTCCGGGCCGCCTCCGCGACCGCCGCGGACCTGGCCGCCCGTCTGGCGGCCGACCCGCGTGTCGCCCGCGTGCACTACCCGCGCATCGGCGGCGCGATGGTCGCCTTCGAGGTGCACGGCGATCCGCACGCCGTCATCCGCGCGGTCCGCCTGATCACCCCGGCGGTCAGCCTCGGCAGTGTGGACACCCTGATCCAGCACCCGGCGTCCATCAGCCACCGCATCGTGGACGCGGAGGACCGGCGGGGCGCCGGCGTGAGCGACCGGCTGCTGCGGATGTCGGTGGGCCTGGAGGACGTCGAGGACCTGTGGGCGGACCTGGACGCGGCGCTGGGCAGTCGTGCCGTCGTAGCTGCGGGCAGTCGTGCCTCCCGCAGTGCCTGA
- a CDS encoding DUF885 domain-containing protein, with protein sequence MSETKSPLPRQVADAYVDDLIALDPVTGTYLGVKESSSRLPDSSPAGQEALAELARTTLARLDEAERLPGADSDIERRCARLLRERLTAELAVHEADEGLRTVSNIHSPVHSVREVFSITPTATDEDWAAIAERLRAVPAALRGYRESLALGLERKLFAGPRTTATFVGQLTEWSDTDGQGRGWFEDFASEGPESLRTELDDAARAATAAVAELRDWMRDVYAPAIEGAPDTAGRERYARFARFFNGADLDLDEAYAYGWSEYHRILGEMKKEAEKILPGARSPWVALAHLDEHGTHIEGVDEVRAWLQGLMDEAIEALDGTHFELAERVRKVESRIAPPGGAAAPYYTQPSPDFSRPGRTWLPTMGRTRFPVYDLVSTWYHEGVPGHHLQLAQWAHVADDLSRYQATVGLVSANAEGWALYAERLMDELGFLTDPERRLGYLDAQMMRAVRVIIDIGMHLELEIPADSPFHPGERWTPELAHEFFGSHSSRPADFVASELIRYLSMPGQAIGYKLGERAWLLGREMARQRHGDSFDAKAWHMAALSQGSLGLDDLVDELSRL encoded by the coding sequence ATGTCTGAGACCAAGAGCCCGCTGCCCCGTCAGGTCGCCGACGCCTACGTCGACGACCTGATCGCCCTCGACCCGGTCACCGGTACGTATCTCGGCGTGAAGGAGAGTTCGAGCAGGCTGCCCGACTCCTCGCCCGCGGGCCAGGAGGCACTCGCGGAACTGGCGCGCACGACTCTGGCCCGCCTCGACGAGGCCGAGCGCCTGCCCGGCGCGGACAGTGACATCGAGCGCCGCTGCGCGCGCCTGCTGCGCGAGCGGCTCACGGCGGAACTCGCTGTGCACGAGGCCGACGAGGGTCTGCGTACGGTGAGCAACATCCACAGCCCGGTGCACTCGGTGCGTGAGGTCTTCTCCATCACCCCCACCGCCACGGACGAGGACTGGGCCGCGATCGCCGAGCGGCTGCGCGCCGTGCCGGCCGCGCTGCGCGGCTACCGCGAGTCCCTCGCTCTCGGCCTGGAACGCAAGCTGTTCGCGGGCCCGCGCACGACCGCCACCTTCGTCGGACAGCTCACCGAGTGGTCCGACACGGACGGCCAGGGCCGCGGCTGGTTCGAGGACTTCGCCTCCGAGGGCCCCGAGTCGCTGCGGACGGAACTGGACGACGCGGCCCGGGCGGCGACCGCGGCGGTCGCCGAACTGCGCGACTGGATGCGCGACGTGTACGCGCCGGCGATCGAGGGCGCGCCGGACACCGCGGGCCGGGAACGCTACGCCCGCTTCGCGCGCTTCTTCAACGGCGCGGACCTGGATCTCGACGAGGCGTACGCGTACGGCTGGTCGGAGTACCACCGCATTCTCGGCGAGATGAAGAAGGAGGCCGAGAAGATCCTGCCCGGCGCACGGTCGCCGTGGGTGGCGCTCGCCCACCTGGACGAGCACGGCACGCACATCGAAGGCGTGGACGAGGTCCGCGCCTGGCTGCAGGGCTTGATGGACGAGGCGATCGAGGCGCTCGACGGCACCCACTTCGAACTCGCCGAGCGGGTGCGGAAGGTCGAGTCGCGCATCGCGCCGCCCGGCGGGGCCGCGGCCCCCTACTACACGCAGCCGTCGCCCGACTTCTCCCGGCCGGGCCGGACCTGGCTGCCGACCATGGGACGGACCCGGTTCCCGGTGTACGACCTGGTCTCGACCTGGTACCACGAGGGTGTCCCCGGCCACCACCTCCAGCTGGCCCAGTGGGCGCACGTGGCGGACGACCTCTCCCGCTACCAGGCGACCGTGGGCCTCGTCAGCGCCAACGCCGAGGGCTGGGCGCTGTACGCGGAGCGCCTGATGGACGAACTGGGCTTCCTGACGGACCCGGAGCGGCGGCTCGGCTACCTGGACGCGCAGATGATGCGTGCGGTCCGCGTCATCATCGACATCGGCATGCACCTGGAGCTGGAGATCCCGGCGGACTCTCCGTTCCACCCCGGCGAGCGCTGGACGCCCGAGCTGGCCCACGAGTTCTTCGGCTCGCACAGCAGCCGCCCGGCGGACTTCGTGGCGAGCGAGCTGATCCGCTACCTGTCGATGCCCGGCCAGGCGATCGGCTACAAGCTCGGCGAGCGGGCCTGGCTGCTGGGCCGCGAGATGGCGCGGCAGCGCCACGGCGACTCCTTCGACGCCAAGGCCTGGCACATGGCCGCGCTCTCCCAGGGGTCCCTGGGCCTGGACGACCTGGTCGACGAACTCTCGCGGCTGTGA